A genomic region of Clavibacter michiganensis subsp. insidiosus contains the following coding sequences:
- a CDS encoding LCP family protein, whose protein sequence is MKGIGMVAAVAFAAAASLLTIVFADLSRTVADNTVDISDGQTMPPSLGGIDGGANILIVGSDSRAGQGDGYGAAKDVGTATLNDVTMLLHISEDSSRATVISFPRDMLVPIPECEGPDGTKYAASSRAQLNESLSRGGFECTVRMVEGLTGLDIPYGGVVQFNGVVEMSNAVGGVEVCVANGIYDKKTDLSLDPGIHPLQGKDAVQFLRTRAGVGDGSDISRIGNQQVFLSALVRTIKSTDTLTNPAKLYGIARAVVDNMQLSTSLANLDTLVSVALTFKDIPLDDVVFVQYPGTVLANGRVQPDTDAAAQLVGLLASDADFSLGQTGQTDESGSVPADGTTTPPATTEPPTDGSAPAPAPTSEVLDESITGQTAAQSTCSNGRG, encoded by the coding sequence ATGAAGGGCATCGGCATGGTCGCCGCGGTCGCGTTCGCGGCCGCCGCATCGCTGCTGACCATCGTCTTCGCGGACCTCTCCCGCACCGTCGCCGACAATACGGTCGACATCTCGGACGGCCAGACGATGCCGCCCTCGCTCGGCGGCATCGACGGCGGCGCCAACATCCTCATCGTCGGCAGCGACAGCCGCGCCGGCCAGGGCGACGGCTACGGCGCCGCGAAGGACGTGGGCACGGCCACCCTCAACGACGTGACGATGCTGCTCCACATCAGCGAGGACAGCAGCCGCGCCACGGTCATCTCCTTCCCGCGCGACATGCTCGTGCCGATCCCGGAGTGCGAGGGCCCCGACGGCACGAAGTACGCCGCCAGCTCCCGCGCCCAGCTCAACGAGTCGCTGTCGCGCGGCGGGTTCGAGTGCACCGTCCGCATGGTCGAGGGCCTCACCGGGCTCGACATCCCGTACGGCGGCGTCGTGCAGTTCAACGGCGTGGTGGAGATGTCGAACGCGGTCGGCGGCGTCGAGGTCTGCGTGGCCAACGGCATCTACGACAAGAAGACCGACCTGTCGCTGGATCCCGGCATCCACCCGCTCCAGGGCAAGGACGCCGTGCAGTTCCTCCGCACCCGCGCCGGCGTGGGCGACGGCAGCGACATCTCGCGCATCGGCAACCAGCAGGTGTTCCTGAGCGCGCTCGTGCGCACGATCAAGAGCACCGACACGCTCACCAACCCCGCGAAGCTCTACGGGATCGCGCGCGCGGTCGTCGACAACATGCAACTGTCGACCTCGCTCGCCAACCTCGACACGCTCGTGTCGGTCGCGCTGACCTTCAAGGACATCCCGCTCGACGACGTGGTGTTCGTGCAGTATCCGGGCACGGTGCTCGCCAACGGGCGCGTGCAGCCCGACACGGACGCGGCGGCGCAGCTGGTGGGGCTGCTGGCGTCCGACGCGGACTTCTCGCTCGGCCAGACCGGCCAGACCGACGAGTCGGGCAGCGTGCCGGCCGACGGCACGACGACCCCGCCGGCCACCACCGAGCCGCCGACGGACGGCTCCGCGCCCGCGCCGGCCCCCACGTCGGAGGTGCTCGACGAGAGCATCACCGGGCAGACGGCGGCGCAGAGCACCTGCTCCAACGGCCGGGGCTGA
- a CDS encoding DUF6504 family protein, which yields MRIDEDVEVELSGDGSPLRFTWRGVVYGVVSSPERWIARVDWWQRTGRAPRGASAHLLELRMWRVEAVPLTTGARRVDGSFDLSVDARGRWSLVTASDEELDVRLFA from the coding sequence ATGCGGATCGACGAGGACGTGGAGGTCGAGCTCTCGGGAGACGGCTCGCCGCTGCGGTTCACCTGGCGGGGCGTGGTCTACGGGGTGGTGAGCTCGCCCGAGCGGTGGATCGCGCGGGTCGACTGGTGGCAGCGCACGGGCCGCGCGCCCCGCGGCGCGAGCGCCCACCTGCTGGAGCTGCGGATGTGGCGCGTCGAGGCCGTGCCGCTCACCACGGGCGCGCGCCGGGTCGACGGCTCGTTCGACCTGAGCGTCGACGCGCGCGGCCGCTGGTCGCTCGTCACCGCGTCGGACGAGGAGCTCGACGTGCGCCTGTTCGCGTGA
- the pnuC gene encoding nicotinamide riboside transporter PnuC, whose translation MAALEWLFDAQLRIGDQTILWREIVGNLFGLASALGGMRRKVWAWPVGIVGNVLLFTVFLGAVFGTPNPVNLLGQAGRQVMFIAVSVYGWYRWQQARHGGAPVVPQWASGRERILLVVALVGGTAILTPVFRALGSYEPVWADAWIFVGSLLATYGMAKGWVEFWLIWVAVDLVGVPLLVSAGYYASAFMYVFYGAFTLTGFFVWMRARGTGAPAVETAFPDPRVVEAPADR comes from the coding sequence ATGGCGGCACTCGAGTGGCTGTTCGACGCGCAGCTCCGGATCGGCGACCAGACCATCCTCTGGCGCGAGATCGTCGGCAACCTCTTCGGCCTCGCCAGCGCGCTCGGCGGCATGCGCCGGAAGGTCTGGGCGTGGCCCGTCGGCATCGTCGGCAACGTGCTCCTCTTCACCGTCTTCCTCGGCGCCGTCTTCGGCACGCCGAACCCCGTGAACCTCCTCGGCCAGGCCGGCCGCCAGGTCATGTTCATCGCCGTCTCGGTCTACGGCTGGTACCGCTGGCAGCAGGCGCGGCACGGCGGCGCGCCCGTCGTCCCGCAGTGGGCGTCGGGCCGCGAGCGGATCCTGCTCGTGGTCGCGCTCGTCGGCGGCACCGCGATCCTCACGCCCGTCTTCCGCGCGCTCGGCTCCTACGAGCCCGTGTGGGCCGACGCCTGGATCTTCGTCGGCTCGCTCCTCGCCACCTACGGCATGGCCAAGGGCTGGGTCGAGTTCTGGCTGATCTGGGTGGCCGTCGACCTCGTCGGCGTGCCGCTGCTCGTGAGCGCCGGCTACTACGCCTCCGCGTTCATGTACGTCTTCTACGGCGCATTCACGCTCACGGGCTTCTTCGTCTGGATGCGCGCCCGCGGCACCGGCGCGCCCGCGGTCGAGACGGCCTTCCCGGATCCGCGCGTCGTCGAGGCGCCCGCCGACCGCTGA
- a CDS encoding alpha/beta fold hydrolase, which yields MTRPLPGYSPLELDPDPAASGLVSGSTPTALGVVRHRHVEVRGSDTATVLLHGAAGSWTTWTPLIRTARDAGVPFADVVAIDLPGWGGSELDATDDEATVDAIADAVRAVVDGLGYARFRLVGHSMGGFIALHLAARDPDRAVSVELVSPTTYSVIASVAHPVREFRLIPGFTMMLGVMRTMRRLGRPGTALIRGVGRIRLMRPVALPLFAHGWHVRRSIVDAIATEARPRAFSLAAEVTRGYDADGLWSRIACPVVAVRGDDDVFVSPDDLDLLVRAVPSLRSAVIRDAGHFAHVERPVETLRALGLVR from the coding sequence GTGACCCGGCCCTTGCCCGGCTACAGCCCGCTCGAGCTCGACCCGGATCCGGCCGCCTCCGGCCTCGTGTCGGGCAGCACCCCCACCGCCCTCGGCGTCGTCCGGCACCGCCACGTCGAGGTGCGCGGCTCGGACACCGCGACGGTGCTGCTGCACGGCGCCGCCGGATCCTGGACCACCTGGACGCCGCTGATCCGCACCGCGCGCGACGCCGGCGTCCCGTTCGCGGACGTGGTCGCGATCGACCTGCCCGGCTGGGGCGGCTCGGAGCTCGACGCGACCGACGACGAGGCGACGGTCGACGCCATCGCCGACGCCGTCCGCGCCGTGGTCGACGGCCTCGGCTACGCGCGCTTCCGGCTCGTCGGCCACTCGATGGGCGGCTTCATCGCCCTGCACCTGGCCGCGCGCGACCCCGACCGCGCCGTCTCCGTGGAGCTCGTCTCGCCCACCACGTACTCGGTCATCGCGAGCGTCGCGCATCCCGTGCGGGAGTTCCGGCTCATCCCGGGCTTCACGATGATGCTCGGCGTGATGCGCACGATGCGCCGGCTCGGCCGCCCGGGCACCGCGCTCATCCGCGGCGTCGGCCGCATCCGCCTCATGCGGCCGGTCGCGCTGCCGCTGTTCGCCCACGGCTGGCACGTGCGCCGCTCGATCGTCGACGCGATCGCGACCGAGGCACGCCCGCGCGCGTTCTCGCTGGCCGCGGAGGTGACGCGCGGCTACGACGCCGACGGCCTCTGGTCGCGCATCGCGTGCCCGGTGGTCGCGGTGCGCGGCGACGACGACGTGTTCGTCTCCCCGGACGACCTCGACCTGCTGGTGCGCGCGGTACCGTCGCTGCGGTCGGCGGTGATCCGCGACGCCGGACACTTCGCGCACGTCGAGCGCCCGGTCGAGACGCTCCGCGCGCTCGGCCTCGTCCGCTGA
- a CDS encoding FUSC family protein has translation MRITTTVRTTTRIPFVQVVKTSVAAIIAWFVCIALLPAQLPIFATIAALLVVQPSINQTFGKAVERSLGVITGVLLALVLGLALGTSSGVVLLAVVVAVLVGWVFRLTPGSSTQIPISAMLVLAIGQLSPVYAVDRIVETILGAAIGVVVNIVIAPPVLHEASRRAVVGLAGDCAAALDRLAGALCEPVDREELDRMLARARELRPRHTKAVAEVDKGLESLTLNPLRRRHRALLEADRELLATLTVLVNRVVGMTRAVHDRYDPSLAEEPVVRGIATELTRAAHDVRLLAEHALPGDGRADGSDPREEPALTAPLVVLQPSEEHWILIGSLLEDIRRIRSEIIGGAE, from the coding sequence GTGCGCATCACCACGACCGTCCGCACCACCACGCGGATCCCGTTCGTCCAGGTGGTCAAGACCTCCGTCGCCGCGATCATCGCCTGGTTCGTGTGCATCGCCCTGCTGCCCGCGCAGCTGCCCATCTTCGCGACCATTGCGGCGCTGCTCGTGGTGCAGCCGAGCATCAACCAGACATTCGGAAAGGCGGTCGAGCGCAGCCTCGGCGTGATCACGGGCGTGCTGCTGGCGCTCGTCCTCGGCCTCGCGCTCGGCACGTCGAGCGGGGTGGTGCTCCTCGCGGTCGTCGTCGCCGTGCTGGTGGGCTGGGTGTTCCGGCTGACGCCCGGGTCGAGCACGCAGATCCCCATCAGCGCGATGCTCGTGCTCGCCATCGGCCAGCTCTCGCCCGTGTACGCGGTCGACCGCATCGTGGAGACGATCCTCGGCGCGGCCATCGGCGTGGTGGTCAACATCGTGATCGCGCCGCCCGTGCTGCACGAGGCGAGCCGGCGCGCGGTGGTCGGCCTCGCGGGCGACTGCGCCGCCGCCCTCGACCGGCTGGCGGGTGCGCTGTGCGAGCCCGTTGACCGCGAGGAGCTCGACCGCATGCTCGCCCGCGCCCGCGAGCTCCGGCCGCGGCACACGAAGGCCGTCGCCGAGGTCGACAAGGGCCTCGAGAGCCTCACCCTCAACCCGCTCCGGCGGCGGCACCGCGCGCTGCTCGAGGCCGACCGGGAGCTGCTCGCGACGCTCACGGTGCTCGTCAACCGCGTGGTCGGCATGACGCGCGCCGTGCACGACCGCTACGACCCGTCGCTCGCCGAGGAGCCCGTGGTGCGCGGGATCGCGACCGAGCTGACGCGCGCCGCCCACGACGTGCGGCTCCTGGCCGAGCACGCGCTGCCGGGCGACGGCCGCGCGGACGGCTCCGATCCGCGGGAGGAGCCCGCGCTCACGGCGCCGCTCGTGGTGCTGCAGCCGAGCGAGGAGCACTGGATCCTCATCGGCTCGCTGCTCGAGGACATCCGCCGCATCCGCTCGGAGATCATCGGCGGCGCCGAGTGA
- a CDS encoding dienelactone hydrolase family protein codes for MPVILSEIPLPAAAPEASPGLHGVLAVPAGEGPWPAVVVVHEAFGVTDVMRRQAERLAEAGFLALMPDLFSAGGARRCLVATFRTLAAGEGRAFVDVESARRALLARADCTGRVGVIGFCMGGGFALAAASRGFDASSVNYGMLPEDLDGVLEGACPIVASYGGRDRQLAGSADRLEAALSAHGIAHDVREYPAAGHSFLNDAEMGPRPLRPVLRAVGMGPEPASAADAWHRIDAFLDAHLRDEESTGA; via the coding sequence ATGCCCGTGATCCTCAGCGAGATCCCCCTGCCCGCGGCCGCGCCCGAGGCGTCGCCCGGGCTGCACGGCGTGCTGGCGGTGCCGGCGGGCGAGGGGCCGTGGCCCGCGGTCGTGGTGGTGCACGAGGCCTTCGGCGTCACCGACGTGATGCGCCGCCAGGCCGAGCGCCTCGCCGAGGCCGGCTTCCTCGCGCTGATGCCCGACCTCTTCTCCGCGGGCGGCGCGCGCCGCTGCCTGGTCGCGACCTTCCGCACGCTGGCGGCGGGGGAGGGCCGCGCGTTCGTCGACGTCGAGTCGGCCCGCCGCGCGCTCCTCGCCCGGGCCGACTGCACGGGCCGCGTGGGCGTCATCGGCTTCTGCATGGGCGGCGGGTTCGCCCTCGCGGCGGCCTCCCGCGGCTTCGACGCGTCGAGCGTCAACTACGGCATGCTCCCCGAGGACCTCGACGGCGTGCTCGAGGGCGCGTGCCCCATCGTCGCGAGCTACGGCGGACGCGACCGGCAGCTCGCGGGATCCGCCGACCGGCTCGAGGCCGCGCTGTCGGCGCACGGCATCGCGCACGACGTGCGCGAGTACCCGGCCGCCGGGCACTCCTTCCTCAACGACGCCGAGATGGGTCCCCGGCCGCTGCGCCCGGTGCTGCGCGCGGTGGGCATGGGCCCGGAGCCCGCGTCGGCGGCGGACGCGTGGCACCGGATCGACGCGTTCCTCGACGCCCACCTGCGCGACGAGGAGAGCACGGGCGCATAG
- a CDS encoding glucose-6-phosphate dehydrogenase has product MTSEPSTLVILGASGDLTERLLLPGLGSLVASDRGRRIQLIGTGRSERSAQEWTKTVRTAFDSVDATGRRAAGIVSSTKYIQADPTDLDDLKRVLDACEGAPALYFALPPAISIAVCEQLAKLDLPEGTTLALEKPFGSNSRSAAQLNRQLLKLVPEDRIHRTDHFLGLSTVLNLVSLRFANRFFESVWSAKDIEQVEILYDETLALEGRAAYYDKSGALVDMIQSHLLQVLAVFAMEPPASIDPDDLRSNIASVLRATEVWDNDPIAHSRRARYTGATVDGTRIPAYAKEDGVDPANETETLAEVTFGVANARWAGVPFRLRSGKALKEASKRIIVTFKPVAHLPRGLHGSARPDRLIIDLKPDGISLEVTMDGTGEPFTLTQSTFRAEFAEPELTPYGEVLDGILAGDPRLSVRGDVAERCWRIVAPVMRAWKGDRVPMAEYRAGTAGPTAWRCPPAPAAPAAPASRMTDPWASSPPGGGALVAS; this is encoded by the coding sequence ATGACCAGCGAACCCTCCACCCTCGTCATCCTCGGCGCCAGCGGCGACCTCACGGAACGCCTCCTCCTGCCGGGTCTCGGCAGCCTCGTGGCGAGCGATCGGGGGCGGCGGATCCAGCTCATCGGCACCGGCCGGAGCGAGCGCAGCGCCCAGGAGTGGACGAAGACGGTCCGCACCGCGTTCGACTCGGTGGACGCCACGGGACGCCGGGCGGCGGGCATCGTCTCGTCCACGAAGTACATCCAGGCCGACCCCACCGACCTCGACGACCTGAAGCGCGTCCTCGACGCGTGCGAGGGCGCGCCGGCCCTCTACTTCGCGCTCCCGCCGGCCATCTCCATCGCGGTCTGCGAGCAGCTGGCGAAGCTCGACCTGCCGGAGGGCACCACGCTGGCGCTCGAGAAGCCGTTCGGCTCGAACAGCCGCAGCGCCGCGCAGCTCAACCGCCAGCTGCTGAAGCTCGTGCCGGAGGACCGCATCCACCGCACCGACCACTTCCTCGGCCTCTCCACGGTGCTCAACCTCGTGTCGCTGCGCTTCGCGAACCGCTTCTTCGAGTCGGTGTGGAGCGCGAAGGACATCGAGCAGGTCGAGATCCTCTACGACGAGACGCTCGCGCTCGAGGGCCGCGCCGCCTACTACGACAAGTCGGGCGCGCTCGTCGACATGATCCAGAGCCACCTGCTGCAGGTCCTCGCGGTCTTCGCGATGGAGCCGCCCGCGAGCATCGACCCGGACGACCTGCGCTCGAACATCGCCTCGGTCCTCCGCGCCACGGAGGTCTGGGACAACGACCCCATCGCCCACAGCCGCCGGGCCCGCTACACGGGCGCCACGGTCGACGGCACCCGCATCCCCGCGTACGCCAAGGAGGACGGGGTGGATCCGGCCAACGAGACGGAGACGCTCGCCGAGGTCACGTTCGGCGTCGCCAACGCGCGGTGGGCGGGCGTGCCGTTCCGCCTCCGCTCGGGCAAGGCCCTCAAGGAGGCGTCGAAGCGCATCATCGTCACCTTCAAGCCCGTGGCGCACCTGCCGCGGGGCCTCCACGGCTCCGCCCGGCCGGACCGCCTCATCATCGACCTCAAGCCCGACGGCATCTCGCTCGAGGTCACGATGGACGGCACGGGCGAGCCCTTCACGCTCACGCAGTCCACGTTCCGCGCGGAGTTCGCCGAGCCCGAGCTCACCCCGTACGGCGAGGTCCTCGACGGCATCCTCGCGGGCGATCCCCGTCTTTCCGTCCGCGGCGACGTGGCCGAGCGCTGCTGGCGCATCGTCGCGCCCGTCATGCGCGCTTGGAAGGGCGACCGCGTGCCCATGGCCGAGTACCGCGCCGGAACCGCGGGGCCGACCGCCTGGCGCTGTCCGCCCGCGCCGGCCGCGCCGGCCGCGCCGGCCTCCCGCATGACGGATCCCTGGGCGTCGTCGCCTCCCGGCGGCGGCGCCCTCGTCGCGTCCTAG
- a CDS encoding DNA polymerase III subunit alpha, with product MSFTHLHVASAFSAHFGTTAPETLVDEVASRGASAAAITDRDGLYGAVRHIRRCIAAGVSPVVGAELGLTGEHPGRITVLAHGGTRGQGWAALSRLISASHGRGTARSTARSAQAGIARTRPPAFLLGEEGPVGTVMLGPDSDVGRAVAAGDHALASRHLAEWARLLPGAVVVEVVCHFTEPGESGSLRHAARMLELAEAHRIPAVLTNAVRYLEPDDALTGDVLDSAGTLRPLGSFRPQPNGQAWLKTPAEMQGIAREVAGASSLDRRAGEALLRATEELADRCHLDPDADLAWRKPKLPEKSVIGVTGDPDEALWRKAEAGVTERFGHVDEAMRQRVLARMRTELTTITGFGFATYFLTVADVCALMRDMGVRNQARGSGAGSLVNYLLRISNVDPLEHDLLFERFLGKVRSTLPDIDIDVESARRHEVYHRVFEKYGSNRVTLLSMQNTYRARGAARDAGLALDLDEQQIDFIAKNIWRFNAREFRAVLETKPELKPIADLVRDDPSIDLLVDLTERLDRLPRHISMHPCGVILGDSDLLSTSPVQPSGMGLPMSQFDKDDIDDMGLLKLDILGVRMQSTMAYALDEIHRIHGTRSAVAGGVPVDARYVHRDGRIELDEIPHDDEETFQAIRTTHTLGMFQIESPGQRELIGKMQPDVYEDLIADISLFRPGPMKGNMVAPFLDTKHGITRPDYLHPRFAPFLASTFGVVIYHEQVIRIFADCMQVSLAEADELRRNMERMDTVVEQAFRERTTAHVDGRTGRRPFSDADVERIWKALKGFGSFGFCKAHGAAFALPTWQSAWLKTHYPAEFLAGLLTHDPGMYPKRLLLTEARRMGVPVLPLDVNRSTGVYRVERVAGEGTSGRTRIGELGIRLSLQDVHGMSQAELERIERGQPYDSISDFYAKAQPSRALLERLAAVGALDSLATSADDAEAAARGAASRGDVMAFARRLTARAARPADPAGQLPLFVDDRDLIPRGSPDPDGRARVAAELDILQMEVTEHVLESYRPMLDELGVIPASQLLEVRSGSEVVVAGIRIATQTPPMRSGKRVVFISLDDGSGCSDSTFFDEAQQKAGPMLFGTRLLVIRGRTRRTGERGVSIQAEDAWDLKEMWARWQDARRQGGGGDGGADGVDDAAQVA from the coding sequence GTGAGCTTCACCCACCTGCATGTCGCGTCCGCCTTCTCCGCCCACTTCGGCACCACCGCGCCCGAGACGCTGGTCGACGAGGTCGCGTCCCGCGGTGCGTCGGCGGCGGCCATCACCGACCGCGACGGGCTGTACGGCGCGGTCCGCCACATCCGCCGTTGCATCGCCGCCGGGGTCTCCCCCGTGGTCGGCGCGGAGCTCGGGCTCACGGGCGAGCACCCGGGCCGGATCACGGTGCTCGCGCACGGCGGCACGCGCGGCCAGGGCTGGGCGGCGCTCAGCCGGCTCATCAGCGCGAGCCACGGGCGCGGCACGGCGAGGAGCACCGCCCGGAGCGCCCAGGCCGGCATCGCGCGCACGCGGCCGCCCGCGTTCCTGCTCGGCGAGGAGGGGCCCGTCGGCACCGTCATGCTCGGGCCCGACTCGGACGTCGGCCGCGCCGTCGCGGCGGGCGACCACGCGCTCGCGTCCCGCCACCTGGCCGAGTGGGCCCGGCTCCTGCCCGGCGCGGTCGTCGTCGAGGTGGTCTGCCACTTCACCGAGCCCGGCGAGTCCGGGAGCCTCCGCCACGCCGCCCGCATGCTCGAGCTCGCCGAGGCCCACCGCATACCCGCGGTGCTCACCAACGCCGTGCGCTACCTCGAGCCCGACGACGCGCTCACGGGCGACGTGCTCGACTCCGCGGGCACGCTCCGGCCGCTCGGGTCGTTCCGCCCGCAGCCCAACGGCCAGGCGTGGCTCAAGACCCCGGCCGAGATGCAGGGGATCGCGCGGGAGGTCGCGGGCGCGTCGTCCCTCGACCGCCGGGCGGGCGAGGCGCTGCTGCGCGCCACGGAGGAGCTCGCCGACCGCTGCCACCTGGATCCCGACGCCGACCTCGCCTGGCGGAAGCCGAAGCTGCCGGAGAAGTCCGTCATCGGCGTCACGGGCGACCCGGACGAGGCGCTCTGGCGGAAGGCCGAGGCCGGCGTCACCGAGCGCTTCGGGCACGTCGACGAGGCCATGCGGCAGCGCGTGCTCGCCCGGATGCGCACCGAGCTCACGACCATCACGGGCTTCGGCTTCGCCACCTACTTCCTCACCGTGGCCGACGTGTGCGCGCTCATGCGCGACATGGGCGTGCGCAACCAGGCGCGGGGATCCGGCGCGGGCAGCCTCGTCAACTACCTGCTGCGCATCTCCAACGTCGACCCGCTCGAGCACGACCTGCTGTTCGAGCGCTTCCTCGGCAAGGTGCGCTCGACGCTGCCCGACATCGACATCGACGTGGAGTCCGCGCGCCGGCACGAGGTGTACCACCGCGTGTTCGAGAAGTACGGCAGCAACCGGGTCACCCTGCTGTCGATGCAGAACACCTACCGGGCCCGCGGCGCCGCGCGCGACGCGGGGCTCGCGCTCGACCTCGACGAGCAGCAGATCGACTTCATCGCCAAGAACATCTGGCGCTTCAACGCGCGCGAGTTCCGGGCGGTGCTCGAGACGAAGCCCGAGCTCAAGCCCATCGCCGACCTCGTGCGCGACGACCCGAGCATCGACCTGCTGGTCGACCTCACGGAGCGGCTCGACCGGCTCCCCCGGCACATCTCCATGCACCCGTGCGGCGTGATCCTCGGCGACTCCGACCTGCTCAGCACGAGCCCCGTGCAGCCGAGCGGCATGGGCCTGCCCATGAGCCAGTTCGACAAGGACGACATCGACGACATGGGGCTCCTGAAGCTCGACATCCTCGGGGTGCGGATGCAGAGCACGATGGCGTACGCGCTGGACGAGATCCACCGCATCCACGGCACGCGCTCGGCGGTCGCGGGCGGCGTGCCGGTCGACGCGCGCTACGTGCACCGCGACGGGCGCATCGAGCTCGACGAGATCCCGCACGACGACGAGGAGACGTTCCAGGCCATCCGCACCACGCACACGCTCGGCATGTTCCAGATCGAGTCGCCCGGGCAGCGTGAGCTCATCGGCAAGATGCAGCCGGACGTCTACGAGGACCTCATCGCCGACATCTCGCTGTTCCGGCCGGGGCCCATGAAGGGCAACATGGTCGCGCCGTTCCTCGACACGAAGCACGGCATCACCCGGCCCGACTACCTGCACCCCCGGTTCGCGCCGTTCCTCGCGTCCACGTTCGGCGTCGTCATCTACCACGAGCAGGTCATCCGGATCTTCGCCGACTGCATGCAGGTCTCCCTCGCGGAGGCCGACGAGCTGCGCCGCAACATGGAGCGGATGGACACGGTGGTCGAGCAGGCGTTCCGGGAGCGCACGACCGCGCACGTCGACGGGCGCACGGGCCGGCGCCCCTTCTCGGACGCCGACGTCGAGCGCATCTGGAAGGCGCTGAAGGGCTTCGGCTCGTTCGGGTTCTGCAAGGCGCACGGCGCCGCGTTCGCGCTGCCCACCTGGCAGAGCGCGTGGCTGAAGACGCACTACCCGGCGGAGTTCCTCGCGGGGCTCCTCACGCACGACCCCGGCATGTACCCCAAGCGCCTGCTCCTCACGGAGGCCCGGCGCATGGGGGTGCCCGTGCTGCCGCTCGACGTGAACCGGTCGACCGGCGTCTACCGGGTCGAGCGCGTCGCGGGCGAGGGGACGTCGGGGCGCACCCGCATCGGCGAGCTGGGGATCCGGCTGTCGCTGCAGGACGTGCACGGCATGAGCCAGGCGGAGCTGGAGCGCATCGAGCGGGGCCAGCCCTACGACTCCATCAGCGACTTCTACGCGAAGGCGCAGCCGTCGCGCGCGCTGCTCGAGCGGCTGGCCGCGGTGGGCGCGCTCGACTCGCTCGCGACGTCCGCGGATGACGCCGAAGCCGCCGCCCGCGGGGCCGCGTCGCGCGGCGACGTGATGGCGTTCGCCCGGCGGCTGACGGCGCGCGCGGCCCGGCCCGCGGATCCGGCCGGCCAGCTGCCGCTGTTCGTCGACGACCGCGACCTCATCCCGCGCGGCTCGCCCGACCCCGACGGCCGAGCGCGCGTCGCCGCCGAGCTCGACATCCTGCAGATGGAGGTCACCGAGCACGTCCTGGAGAGCTACCGGCCCATGCTCGACGAGCTCGGGGTCATCCCGGCGAGCCAGCTGCTCGAGGTGCGCAGCGGATCCGAGGTGGTGGTCGCGGGCATCCGCATCGCCACGCAGACGCCGCCCATGCGCAGCGGCAAGCGCGTCGTCTTCATCAGCCTCGACGACGGCTCGGGCTGCTCCGACTCCACCTTCTTCGACGAGGCGCAGCAGAAGGCCGGGCCCATGCTCTTCGGCACGCGGCTGCTCGTGATCCGCGGGCGCACCCGGCGCACGGGCGAGCGGGGCGTCTCCATCCAGGCGGAGGACGCGTGGGACCTCAAGGAGATGTGGGCGCGCTGGCAGGACGCGAGGCGGCAGGGCGGCGGGGGCGACGGCGGGGCCGACGGGGTGGACGACGCGGCCCAGGTGGCCTGA